A window from Vigna angularis cultivar LongXiaoDou No.4 chromosome 7, ASM1680809v1, whole genome shotgun sequence encodes these proteins:
- the LOC108336286 gene encoding magnesium transporter MRS2-3: MRSGEERQTATGIRKKGSGIRQWLLLDGKGETEVVEAGKHAIMKRTGLPARDLRILDPLLSYPSTLLGRERAIVINLEHIKAIITAQEVLLLNSRDPSVTPFVHELQARILRHHQASSPCKNHDHYTNYEPDRDHDPDAIKIIPFEFVALEACLESACSVLENEAKTLEQEAHPALDKLTSKISTLNLERVRQIKSRLVAITGRVQKVRDELEHLLDDDEDMAEMYRTEKLAEQQMKESSSTSSINDHDETVPEISFEPGGPPEGLEDHHSVYNVLGRDNHGTRGSTYSAVTKQLDVEELEMLLEAYFVQIDGTLNKLSTLREYVDDTEDYINIMLDDKQNHLLQMGVMLTTATLVVSGFVVVAGVFGMNIHIELFDPDKAGMTEFLWTVGGSTAGTIFLYVVAIAWCKHKRLLE, translated from the exons ATGAGGAGCGGAGAGGAGAGACAGACGGCAACGGGGATTCGGAAGAAGGGAAGCGGAATCAGGCAATGGCTGCTGCTCGACGGGAAAGGAGAGACGGAGGTGGTGGAGGCTGGGAAGCACGCCATCATGAAGCGCACCGGCCTCCCTGCCCGTGACCTCCGCATATTGGACCCTCTCCTCTCCTACCCTTCCACCCTTCTTGGCCGTGAGAGGGCCATCGTCATCAACTTGGAGCACATCAAGGCCATCATCACCGCCCAAGAGGTTCTCCTCCTCAACTCACGTGACCCCTCTGTCACCCCCTTCGTCCACGAGCTCCAGGCCAGGATTCTCCGCCATCACCAGGCCTCCTCCCCTTGCAAAAACCACGACCACTACACCAACTACGAGCCCGACCGCGACCACGACCCCGATGCCATCAAGATTATCCCTTTCGAGTTCGTAGCCCTGGAGGCCTGCCTTGAATCCGCCTGTAGCGTATTGGAGAACGAA GCAAAGACGTTGGAGCAGGAGGCTCATCCCGCCTTGGACAAGCTCACATCCAAGATCAGTACTCTCAATTTGGAACGCGTTCGTCAAATTAAGAGCCGATTAGTCGCCATCACTGGGCGTGTTCAGAAG GTGAGGGATGAATTGGAGCACTTGCTGGACGACGACGAAGATATGGCCGAGATGTATCGGACAGAAAAGTTAGCCGAACAGCAGATGAAAGAGAGCTCTTCCACATCCTCCATAAATGACCACGACGA GACCGTTCCAGAAATATCCTTTGAGCCTGGAGGACCCCCTGAGGGCTTGGAGGATCATCACAGTGTCTACAATGTTCTTGGTAGGGACAACCATGGAACCCGTGGTAGCACCTACAGTGCCGTCACCAAGCAGCTTGATGTCGAGGAGCTTGAAATGCTTTTGGAGGCTTACTTTGTGCAGATCGATGGCACCTTGAACAAGCTCTCGACG CTGAGGGAATATGTTGATGACACGGAGGATTACATCAATATCATGCTGGATGACAAACAGAACCATCTCCTCCAAATGGGAGTCATGTTGACCACAGCAACTCTGGTAGTGAGTGGCTTTGTTGTTGTGGCCGGAGTTTTCGGCATGAATATTCACATTGAGCTATTTGATCCCGATAAAGCCGGGATGACAGAGTTCCTCTGGACTGTTGGTGGTAGCACTGCAGGGACCATATTCTTGTATGTAGTTGCCATTGCCTGGTGTAAGCACAAACGTTTGCTGGAATAA
- the LOC108337931 gene encoding serine/threonine-protein kinase TOR, with translation MQNLLIKHQQYDPENVRYHGHPQVMLANLKYQWSLEEDSKRREACIRLQNLAMELSSQPVTPSSFTSGLNPSVPLLARVYLNLGSWQWSLSPFNGGKHKWALFNPAVMSHYTP, from the exons ATGCAAAATCTACTAATTAAACATCAACAG TATGATCCTGAAAATGTACGATACCATGGTCATCCTCAAGTAATGCTGGCAAACTTGAAGTACCAGTGGTCTCTTGAAGAGGATTCAAAGCGCAGAGAAGCATGTATTAGGCTTCAG AATTTAGCTATGGAACTTTCAAGTCAACCAGTTACACCATCAAGCTTCACAAGTGGTTTGAATCCCAGTGTTCCTCTCCTTGCTCGTGTATATCTAAATCTTGGCTCCTGGCAGTGGTCACTTTCTCCTTTTAATGGGGGAAAGCATAAATGGGCATTATTCAACCCAGCAGTGATGTCTCATTACACACCTTAA
- the LOC108337183 gene encoding cell division control protein 2 homolog D: MEKAGVLSAKEAFEKLEKVGEGTYGKVYRAREKATGKIVALKKTRLHEDEEGVPPTTLREVSILRMLSRDPHVVRLMDVKQGQNKEGKTVLYLVFEYMDTDLKKFIRSFRQTGDFIPPQTIKSLMYQLCKGVAFCHGHGILHRDLKPHNLLMDRKTMMLKIADLGLARAFTVPIKKYTHEILTLWYRAPEVLLGATHYSMAVDIWSVACIFAELVTKQALFPGDSELQQLLHIFRLLGTPNEEVWPGVSKLMNWHEYPQWNPQSLSTAVPSLDELGIDLLSQMLKYEPSKRISAKKAMEHPYFDDLDKRHL, encoded by the exons ATGGAGAAGGCAGGAGTACTATCGGCGAAGGAGGCATTCGAGAAGCTTGAAAAGGTTGGAGAAGGGACGTACGGAAAGGTGTACAGGGCAAGAGAAAAGGCCACTGGGAAGATCGTTGCCCTCAAGAAGACTCGCCTCCATGAGGACGAAGAAGGTGTCCCTCCCACCACCCTCCGCGAGGTTTCAATTCTTCGGATGCTCTCTCGCGATCCCCATGTCGTCAG GTTGATGGATGTCAAACAAGGTCAGAACAAGGAAGGCAAGACAGTCCTCTACTTGGTATTTGAGTACATGGATACCGATCTCAAGAAATTCATTCGCTCTTTCCGTCAAACCGGAGATTTCATTCCCCCTCAAACCATCAaa AGCTTGATGTACCAACTTTGCAAGGGCGTTGCTTTCTGCCACGGCCATGGAATCTTGCACAG GGACTTGAAGCCTCACAATCTCTTGATGGACCGGAAAacaatgatgcttaaaatagcTGATCTTGGGCTCGCTCGAGCATTTACTGTGCCGATTAAGAAATATACGCATGAG ATACTTACCCTGTGGTATAGAGCCCCTGAAGTTCTTTTGGGAGCCACCCATTACTCAATGGCTGTGGACATATGGTCCGTTGCCTGCATATTTG CCGAACTTGTCACCAAACAAGCACTCTTTCCTGGTGATTCCGAGCTTCAACAACTCCTTCATATATTCAG GCTATTGGGTACTCCTAATGAAGAGGTGTGGCCAGGCGTGAGTAAACTAATGAACTGGCACGAATACCCCCAATGGAATCCTCAAAGTCTGTCAACAGCTGTTCCGAGTTTGGATGAGCTTGGAATCGATCTACTATCT CAAATGTTGAAATATGAACCTTCCAAGAGGATTTCTGCGAAGAAAGCAATGGAACACCCCTACTTTGATGACCTGGACAAGAGGCATCTTTAA